Genomic DNA from Candidatus Cloacimonadota bacterium:
GATTATCCCCATGTTCTGTATTACCAGCAGTATGATAGTGAAGATGGAGATTCTGTCTTTTTCTATGCTTACGATCTTGATATTCCGGAAAAGGTGTGGTCAAGAGAGGATACATTATTAAATGATAGTAAGATAACAGCATCAACCTGCGTAATGGTCAATGATGAAGTCCATTACGTTATGTACTTCTATGACAATCATACACTTGAAATACGAGACCGTTTAAACGGCAATATAGTGCATCAACAGGATTCGGTTTTTATAGTAAGCGATATTTTAAGAAAAAGTAATGGTGACCTGCTTTTCTTTGTAGAAAAGAATGATGAAACAGGTTATGATGTCTATTCATTCGATGGACCGATATTTGTTTCAAATGATGAATCACCTACACAAAATGAATTCGTGATTGAACAGTTTCCGAATCCCTTTAGGAATCATATTACGTTCTCTTTCAAATCAAAAGAACTAATACAAAATGCTGAGATAAAGATTTATAATATCAAAGGACAACTGATTCAAGAGCTTCACCCTTTCTCCTCATCACCACTTCACCATTTCGAATCAACGTGGGATGGAAACGATAAACATGGACAGAAAGTAACTCCTGGTCTGTATTTGTATCAGGTTCTCATCAATGGGGAGCAAAAAGCAGAAAGGAAATGCCTGTTGATTGAATAATGAAGAGTAAATTGTTCGCTTGTTTAGTTCTTTTCTTATTCATATCAACATTCCTATATTCATCACATCGGGGACAAATCATTGAGGATTTTGAGAGAGGTTCGATCTCATTACAATCATATCCCGGGCAGGATCTTGATCCCGATGACTGGTGCCTGGATTCATTAAATACATATAATAATTCGCAGTACTCTCTCAAATTATTTGGAAATACCTGGAAAGTCGAACCAATCGTTCCGATACAAATTGATACAAACTCAGTTTGGTCTATTTCTGCGTACATAGAGACCAAAGGCGAGATACATGGATTCGGTATTATGGATTCAACGAATGTTCTCATGTATTCATTGGACGGAAGCGAAGAACTTGATATCGAAGAATTCATAACTGTTTATCAGGGTACTTTCCCGGAACAGGAGTGGGATACATACATGCTGCCGGTTGCTGATGACTGGTTTGCGTGGTTCGAGTATTATCCAACCATTACAGCACTCCTCTTCATCAATGATCTCGATACTGATCCGGATGGCGTGGTCTATTTTGATGATATTATCAATATTACGGAAGATCTTCCTATAATTCCTGATGTCGAAATATGGTCATCTCAGGGGAAAGAATACACAGATAAGTTTGGAAACCGCAATCTTGATGTTCAGTTCTACTCAGATGTCTTCGACCCGGATAGTGACATCCTTAGCTATCATTGGGATTTTGGAGATGGAGATACCAGTTCTGTAGAAAATCCAGCACACACCTATAATATTTATGATGATCACTCTTACAATGTATTACTCGAAGTGACAGATGATACAGGCATGATCGGAAGGGGGAATTGCCAGATCGTGCCGGAACCGGGAACATCATCATTTCCTATTACTATGAACTTCGTAGGGGATATTCTCCTTGCGAGAGGATATGAAAATGCAGGTGGAATCATTCAAACCTATGGCGTAGAAGCAATCTTTGAACCAACACTTCACTTATTGGGAAATGCAGCAGATGTGACTGTGGCAAATCTGGAATGTCCACTCACTGATCAGGGAACCCATCATCCGACAAAGCCGATTTATTTTCGGGGAGATCCTGATAATGTAGATGGGCTCGTGTACGCAGGTGTGGATATCGTAACGCTCGCAAACAATCACATCCTTGATTATATGCTTACCGGCATGCAGCAGACGCAGGATGTTTTAAATCAAAACGGGATTCTGTCATCGGGTGCAGGTGCAGATTCCTATGAAGCATATACACCGATTCTTTATACACAGAATGGGATCACGTTTGCCTTTCTTGCATCAAGCGACAGAACCGGACAGTATAATAATTATCAGCCATATTTGAATGCCGGATTCAATAAGCCGGGATTTGCCTATCTCACACCGTACTATCTCACGCAGCAAATAGATGAAGTGGATGACATATCGGATTATCAGATCATCGAAATGCATGCAGGAAGTGAATATTCGCTTGCTCCGGGTGGTGAGTATGACAAATCAGAAGAGCTTAATCCTTATCAGGATGAGGGATACAATCCAAAGGCAGATATTCCGCATATGTGGGATAGAGCAATTCGGCAACATGCCATCGATTCCGGTGCTGATCTTGTGATCTGTCATCATCCGCACATTATTCAGGGTTTCGAGGTGTATAATAACAAACTGATCGCTCATTCACTTGGTAATTTTGTATTTGACCTGACCTATCCTGAAACCATGCCGACCATGATACTCAATGCAAAAATAAATGAGAACGATTTTTATGATTATTGTGTAAAACCAGCATTCATCGATGACTGGATACCGCAGCCGGCTTTGGGCGAATTCGGTCTGCATATTTTAGACTATCTCGCATTCCGTTCAAAAGAACTCGATACATACATGTATGTAAATCGAGATAGTGTGTACGGAAGGATTATCCTCGACACACTCTCAATGGATATTCTAACGCATGTAAAAACAGAGAATGTTTCGTTAGAGCTGGAAAATGATAGATACATTTCAGATCCTCAGCGAATTGATCATATGGGCAATATATCTATGATGAGTTCTATTACTCCACAGAGAAATTGGGAATATCGAGTTGGAAGAGATTTGGTCTGGTTTGGCAATATGGAGGATGAGGGATGTACCATGTGGGACATGAACGAATCAGATGAGTTTTATGACAATACAGTTTTTTTTGAAGGTGAAAGATCGATCGCGCATACATGGGATGAAAATAATTATTACAACCTTTCAACTAATCTTGAAGGAAGGATTCGAAGATATTCCGATTCCACAAATTATTCATTAAGCGGCTATATCAAAACACACGATGCGAAGGCAGTTTCGATACAGATCAGGTATTATCAATATCGTTGGTACACTACAATGCTTGGCTCGGAATATATTTCAGATTGGATAAGTGGAGATACCGACTGGACATATTATCATAAAGAACTCACCGTACCCGAGCTTACGAGTTATTTTGATATTTTACTCGTATCACAACCTCCATATAATGGAACATCATACGCTTGGTTTGATAATGTGGGATTGATCGAGTGGGGTGATTGGAAATCGCAGATAAATGAGCCAATGATATCGAATCCAAATGATTATTATTTTTACCAGATTCGAACTAATGAGCAGATTGCCGGTGCAACGGTCAAATATGAAGAAAATTCTTACGGACCGCTCCCGAATGTTAGTATAGATGATAATCCACATAATCCTGAAATAATATCGAATCTTAAGAATTTTCCTAACCCATTTAATAATTCGACCAATATCTCCTTTTCGATGAAAACAAATCTTTCAGATTGTAAAATCAAAATATTTAATGTAAAAGGTCAGTTTGTACGAGAATTGGGATTTAGGGATCTGGATTTTGGATCTAGTGTTGTTTGGGATGGGAAGGATATGTTAGGGAAAAATGCAGCGAATGGAATATATTTCTATTCAGTATTTGAGAAGAACAGATTTTTGGCGACTGAAAAATGCTTGTTATTAAGATAAGAATATCGAATGATAATTAAGGATTTATTAAAATCAAAATCTTCAATCGGTGTTCGATGTTGTTAAATCAAAAGGTGATATATGTTTATTGATTATGCAAAAATTCATGTAAGAGGTGGAAATGGGGGTAATGGATGCTTGAGCTTTCGCAGAGAGAAATTCATCCCAAAAGGTGGACCTGATGGTGGAGATGGAGGAAAGGGGGGAGATGTCATTGCAATTGCTTCTTCTGACTTGAATACTCTTCTTGCCTTCCGCTATAATAAGCGATTTTTTGCAAACAAGGGTCAACATGGAATGGGAGGTAATAAGACCGGTCATGATGGGGAAAGTATTGTTCTCAAGGTTCCTCGGGGAACAGAGATTTATGAGATTGATGAACAGAGTAACAGAAAAGTTAAAATTGCTGATCTATCAGAAGATAATGAAGATGTTATACTTGCTCACGGAGGAAAAGGTGGAAAGGGAAATGCAACATTCAAAACTTCTACAAATCAGGCGCCGAGAAGG
This window encodes:
- a CDS encoding CapA family protein; translation: MKSKLFACLVLFLFISTFLYSSHRGQIIEDFERGSISLQSYPGQDLDPDDWCLDSLNTYNNSQYSLKLFGNTWKVEPIVPIQIDTNSVWSISAYIETKGEIHGFGIMDSTNVLMYSLDGSEELDIEEFITVYQGTFPEQEWDTYMLPVADDWFAWFEYYPTITALLFINDLDTDPDGVVYFDDIINITEDLPIIPDVEIWSSQGKEYTDKFGNRNLDVQFYSDVFDPDSDILSYHWDFGDGDTSSVENPAHTYNIYDDHSYNVLLEVTDDTGMIGRGNCQIVPEPGTSSFPITMNFVGDILLARGYENAGGIIQTYGVEAIFEPTLHLLGNAADVTVANLECPLTDQGTHHPTKPIYFRGDPDNVDGLVYAGVDIVTLANNHILDYMLTGMQQTQDVLNQNGILSSGAGADSYEAYTPILYTQNGITFAFLASSDRTGQYNNYQPYLNAGFNKPGFAYLTPYYLTQQIDEVDDISDYQIIEMHAGSEYSLAPGGEYDKSEELNPYQDEGYNPKADIPHMWDRAIRQHAIDSGADLVICHHPHIIQGFEVYNNKLIAHSLGNFVFDLTYPETMPTMILNAKINENDFYDYCVKPAFIDDWIPQPALGEFGLHILDYLAFRSKELDTYMYVNRDSVYGRIILDTLSMDILTHVKTENVSLELENDRYISDPQRIDHMGNISMMSSITPQRNWEYRVGRDLVWFGNMEDEGCTMWDMNESDEFYDNTVFFEGERSIAHTWDENNYYNLSTNLEGRIRRYSDSTNYSLSGYIKTHDAKAVSIQIRYYQYRWYTTMLGSEYISDWISGDTDWTYYHKELTVPELTSYFDILLVSQPPYNGTSYAWFDNVGLIEWGDWKSQINEPMISNPNDYYFYQIRTNEQIAGATVKYEENSYGPLPNVSIDDNPHNPEIISNLKNFPNPFNNSTNISFSMKTNLSDCKIKIFNVKGQFVRELGFRDLDFGSSVVWDGKDMLGKNAANGIYFYSVFEKNRFLATEKCLLLR